The genomic stretch AGAGCCGCTCCTCGGCGTCGAATTCGCCCTGGTCGATCTGCACCAGAATGGCGCGTTCGTGATCCTTCTTCGACTCGCGCGTGCGGGCCGCGCGGGCGATCTCTTCCTCCAGCGCCTGAACCTGGGCCCCCAGGTCGAACTCGTCGATCTGGAAGGTGGGCACGGGCGGCAGGATGCGCCAGTCCTCTTCCTCTCCCACCGTGCCGGGCGGGGTCAGGTGGGCGGTATGCACCAGCCCCGGCTGCCCGCCGTCGCGCACCTCGATGGCACTCACGGCGTCCAGGCGCCGCAGGAACAGCGTGGAGAGGTCGCCCTTGCTGAGCACCCCGCCGCGCGGGTGGGTGTGCAGCAGGTGGAAGCCCGACAGGCGGTTCTCGCCCATGCGCAGATCCGGGAACTCGGTGCCCCTGGCGTCGGCCACGCTGACCGAGATCACGCGGCCACGCCGGTCGATCAGCACCCCGATCTCGCGGCGGATGTCGCTGGACAGTTCCGCGAGGTTCCGTGCCAATTCCGGCGAACCGACGCGGCCGGGCTCGATGCGGCGGCGGTACAGGTTGCCCAGGGATTTGAGCTGTGCGGGCCTCAGGCCCGAGATGTTGCCATGCACTTTATCGATGTGAGGTCACTTCCTTGTGTCATAGAGAGAATCGGTCGCAGTGCCAACGCATTTCGGGCCACCCGGACATCGTCCGCGTAGCAGCATCGGCATACGTTCTGGCATTGACCACAGTCTAAAACACCGGGTCAGTGCGGAACGTGTGCAATCACTTGAAGGTCTTGATCATCGTGTCCCCAGGGTAGGGGAGAGCGCACGCACGCCGCATCTGCCGGGTGGCGTAGCGGGGGTGGGGATGACCCCGGCCGGGCCGCTACACTCCGAGGCATGTCGAGTCCCGAACTGCTGCGCGACACCCTGCGCGAGGTGCTGTACGGCCCGGACGGTCTGTCGGGCCTGTTCAGCCGGCCCGGCGAGGGGCTGCTGCACACGGTGCACGCCTTCACGTACGCCCAGGCGTGCACCCCGCGTCCGGGCCGGCTGCGCCCCGCCGGTCAGGTCATGGCGCTGCGGCACACGCTGGAACTCACGGCGGCGCGGCTGGCCGACCCGGCCGCCCTGCTGACCGACGAGACCGAGCCCGCGCAGTGGGTGCCCGAGGGGCCGGCCGCGTGGCGGGCAGAACTCGTCGCCCTGGCCCGCGCCGGGCAGACGCTGTATGACGCGCTGTACCTGCCCCTTGGAGCCCCGGCATACCGCGAGGCCCACGGCGCGGTCATCCACGCGGCGCGGGAGGCGGCGCTGCTGCGGGCCACGCTGCTGGAGATGCAGGCGGGCACATAACAGACCTGTCCGCGCCAGGGGCTCCCGGCGCGGACAGTAGATGAACCGGAGGACGGGTTCAGTGCGCCAGCACGTCGGCGCTCAGATCCTCGGGGCGGATCGCGCCGGTCATGACCGAGACGGTGTCGGCCATGCTGATCTTCTGCGGGTTCAGCAGGGCGGCCCGTCTGCCCATGCGGTGGACGTGAATGCGGTCGGAGATCTCGAACACGTGCGGCATGTTGTGCGAGATCAGGATGACCGGCAGCCCCTTGTCGCGCACCTGACGGATCAGGTCGAGCACCATGTTGCCCTCGCGCACGCCCAGCGCCGCGGTCGGCTCGTCCATGATCACCACGTGCCGTGCGAAGGCCGCGCTTCTGGCCACGGCCACGCCCTGCCGCTGCCCGCCGGAGAGCGTCTCGACCGGCTGGCTCATGCTCTTGATCGCGAACTGGAGCCCCTGCATGTGGCGGGTCGCCTCCTCCAGCATCTTCTTCTTGTCCACGATCTTCAGCAGCTTCGCCAGCGGGCCGGGGCGCAGGATCTCGCGGCCCAGGAACAGATTCTCGGCAATGGTCATGGCCGGGGCCACGGCCAGATCCTGATACACCGTCTCGATGCCCTCGCGCCGCGCGTCGATGGGGCTGCGGAACGTGACGGGGCGGCCCTCCAGCAGGATCTGTCCCTCGTCGGGCGTGATCGCGCCGGACAGCGCCTTGATCAGCGTGCTCTTGCCCGCGCCGTTGTCGCCGATCACGGCCATGATCTCGCCGGGGCGCAGCTCGAAGTCCGCGCCGTTCATGGCGACGACCTGCCCGTAGCGCTTGACCAGTCCGCGGGCCTCCATGACCAGCGGCGCGGTGGACGTGCCGTGCGCGGTGGGGTGCGGGATGCCCTGGAGGGATTCGGCGGAGGTCATGACTTCCTCCGGGAGAACTGGTCGGTGGCGACCGCCAGGATGATCAGGATGCCGGTGACGAGGTATTGGTAGACGCTGTCCACGCCCATCAGGGTGAGGCCCGAGCGGAACACGCCCACGATCAGCACGCCGATGAGGGTGCCGAGCACGTTGCCGCGCCCGCCGAACAGGCTGGTGCCGCCGATCACGACGGCCGTGATGCTCTCGAGGTTCTCGGTCTGCCCGGCCTCCGGCGACGCGCCCCCGATGCGCTCCAGCAGCAGCAGCGCGGCCACGCCGTACAGCAGTCCGGCGAAGGTGTACACGCTGATGAGCAGGCGGTTCTGCGGGATGCCGCTCAGGCGCACGGCCTCGGGGTTGTTGCCCAGCGCGTAGATGTGGCGGCCCGGCGCGGTGGACTTGAGGTACAGCCACGTCAGCAGGAACAGCGCGAGCAGCATCAGCGAGCCGTACGAGAAGGTCGCGCCGAACAGCGAGAAGCGCTGTGCGAGGAAGGTCAGGCCCTCGGGCGGCATGGGCACGCTGGTCGCCTTGGAATAGATCCGAACCAGCGCAAACACGATCGAGTACATCCCCAGGGTCACGATGAACGGGGGCAGCTTCACGAGCGTGATGAGCACGCCGTTGAGCCACCCGATGATGGCACCCACCGCGAGGCCGGTCAGGATCGCCAGCGCCACCGGCCAGCCCTGCTCGACGGCCAGTTTGCCGATCACCATGCTGCTCAGGGCCATGATCATTCCGCAGCTCAGGTCGATGCCCGCCGTCAGGATGATCAGCGTCTGCGCGATGGCGATGACCCCCACGATGGACGCCTGTTGCAGGATCAGGCTGAAGGTGCTCAGTTTGAAGAAGTTCGGCGCGAAGATCGCGAAGAACAGGGTGGCGACCAGCAGCGCGATCAGCGGGCCGAGCGTGCTGAGGTTCGGGAGGGTCAGGCCCTGGCGGGCGGACGGGGGCGGCGCGGTGCTCGGCTGGGTCATGGTTCGTCTCCGGGAACTCGGTGCAGGCGGCGGACGGACGGCCGACGGTCGGGCAGGGGTGTGGGTGGGCCCAGCATGACACGTGGTGTCGGCGGCGTGCGGCGTGGCGAGAGCTACGGCTCACGGCGAGGAAGGCCGTGGTCCGTAGCTCCGGTGGTGCGGTGCGGGGCTCAGGAGGGCGGGGCGGCCCTCACGCGCTCAGGGCGGACGCTTACTGGCCCCAGCAGTTGGCGAGGCCGTACTTGCCGTTCTGGCTCTTGACGCCCGCGTAGGCCTTGTTGGTGATCAGGGTGACGCCGGTGTCGACGTAGCCCGACGCCTTCTTGCCGGTCTTGGCGTAGTTCACGCCCGCGGCGACGCCCATGCTGGCCATCTTGAGGGGGTACTGCTGGCTGGTCGCGCCGATCACGCCGGACTCGACGCTGCGCACGCCGGCGCAGCCGCCGTCCACGGACACGATCAGGACGCTCTTCTCCTTGCCGGCGGCCTTCAGCGCCTGGTACGCCCCGACGGCGGCGGGCTCGTTGATGGTGTACACGACGTTGATGTCGGGGTTCTTCTGCAGGCAGTTCTCCATGGCGGTCTGGCCCTTGGCCTGGTCACCGAAGGAGTCCTGGGCGCACGCCACGCCGGTGTTCACGATGTCGGCGCTCTTGCTCGTCACGCCCTTGATGCCGAAGCCCTCGAGGAAGCCGTTGTGGCGGGCGATGCCGACCGGGTGGCCGGGGAACAGGTCGAGCGCGGCGATGACGGCCTTCTTGTTGCCCATGGCCTTCTTGGCCCACTGGCCGATCAGGATGCCGGCCTGGTAGTTGTTGGTGGCGAACAGCGCGTCCACCGCGCTGGCCGGCTCGGTGGGGGAATCGAGCGCGATCACCATGACGCCGGCCGCGCGGGCCTTGGCGATGGCCGGCACGATGGCCTTGGAATCGCTGGGCGTGATCAGGATGGTCTTCGCGCCGGCCGCGACCATGTTCTCGATCGCGGTGACCTGCCCGGCGTTGTCGCCGTCCTGCTTGCCGGCGGCGGTCATCAGCTTGGCGCCCAGGCGGGTCGCCTCCTTCTGGGCACCCTCCTTC from Deinococcus sp. AB2017081 encodes the following:
- a CDS encoding ABC transporter permease; protein product: MTQPSTAPPPSARQGLTLPNLSTLGPLIALLVATLFFAIFAPNFFKLSTFSLILQQASIVGVIAIAQTLIILTAGIDLSCGMIMALSSMVIGKLAVEQGWPVALAILTGLAVGAIIGWLNGVLITLVKLPPFIVTLGMYSIVFALVRIYSKATSVPMPPEGLTFLAQRFSLFGATFSYGSLMLLALFLLTWLYLKSTAPGRHIYALGNNPEAVRLSGIPQNRLLISVYTFAGLLYGVAALLLLERIGGASPEAGQTENLESITAVVIGGTSLFGGRGNVLGTLIGVLIVGVFRSGLTLMGVDSVYQYLVTGILIILAVATDQFSRRKS
- a CDS encoding sugar ABC transporter substrate-binding protein — protein: MQRARLFAATAALAVSAAAIVTSATAQADQPIIGLITKTETNPFFVKMKEGAQKEATRLGAKLMTAAGKQDGDNAGQVTAIENMVAAGAKTILITPSDSKAIVPAIAKARAAGVMVIALDSPTEPASAVDALFATNNYQAGILIGQWAKKAMGNKKAVIAALDLFPGHPVGIARHNGFLEGFGIKGVTSKSADIVNTGVACAQDSFGDQAKGQTAMENCLQKNPDINVVYTINEPAAVGAYQALKAAGKEKSVLIVSVDGGCAGVRSVESGVIGATSQQYPLKMASMGVAAGVNYAKTGKKASGYVDTGVTLITNKAYAGVKSQNGKYGLANCWGQ
- a CDS encoding ATP-binding cassette domain-containing protein; amino-acid sequence: MEARGLVKRYGQVVAMNGADFELRPGEIMAVIGDNGAGKSTLIKALSGAITPDEGQILLEGRPVTFRSPIDARREGIETVYQDLAVAPAMTIAENLFLGREILRPGPLAKLLKIVDKKKMLEEATRHMQGLQFAIKSMSQPVETLSGGQRQGVAVARSAAFARHVVIMDEPTAALGVREGNMVLDLIRQVRDKGLPVILISHNMPHVFEISDRIHVHRMGRRAALLNPQKISMADTVSVMTGAIRPEDLSADVLAH